One genomic region from Metallosphaera tengchongensis encodes:
- the sufC gene encoding Fe-S cluster assembly ATPase SufC, whose translation MSTLKVENLHVEVEGKEVLRGVSFEVKSGEIHALMGPNGSGKTTLSLALMGHPKYKITKGSIILDGEDITNLETDEKVKRGLFLAFQNPIEIGGVKLSTLLVAEYNRLSGSNKSVTEIITNVREMSKAVGLNETLLNRGVFEGFSGGEKKRTEILQMLLLKPKFAILDEPDSGVDVDGLRIISDAIKKLKTETNTGYIIITHYRRILDYVNADRVHVLYRGNIVASGSMDLAKLIDEKGYDGVVKSFN comes from the coding sequence ATGTCCACATTAAAGGTTGAAAATCTCCATGTCGAGGTCGAGGGTAAGGAAGTCCTTAGAGGGGTTTCCTTTGAGGTTAAGAGCGGTGAAATCCACGCCCTTATGGGTCCTAATGGAAGCGGTAAGACTACTCTTTCCCTTGCCCTTATGGGCCACCCAAAATATAAGATAACTAAAGGTTCAATCATCTTAGACGGTGAAGATATTACTAACTTGGAAACTGACGAGAAGGTGAAGAGAGGGTTATTCCTAGCATTTCAGAATCCAATAGAGATAGGAGGAGTTAAGCTCTCCACACTCCTTGTTGCTGAATATAATCGTTTGTCTGGATCAAACAAGTCTGTTACAGAAATAATAACTAATGTGAGAGAAATGAGTAAAGCAGTTGGTCTTAACGAAACTTTGCTCAATAGGGGAGTATTTGAGGGCTTCAGTGGGGGCGAAAAGAAGAGGACCGAGATACTTCAAATGCTCTTACTAAAACCTAAATTCGCCATATTGGATGAACCGGACTCTGGGGTGGATGTGGATGGTCTCAGGATAATCTCTGATGCTATTAAAAAATTAAAAACCGAAACCAACACGGGATATATAATTATAACCCATTACAGAAGGATTTTAGACTACGTCAATGCAGATAGGGTTCACGTCCTTTATAGAGGAAATATAGTGGCAAGCGGCAGTATGGATCTAGCTAAGCTCATAGACGAAAAGGGATACGATGGAGTAGTTAAATCATTTAACTGA
- a CDS encoding AbrB/MazE/SpoVT family DNA-binding domain-containing protein encodes MEELNNTKDIETRKVQKLGSSSLFITLPKKWINKWNVKPGDKILIELSNDGSLKLVAEKIKMEASHRSIRIDIDSLKQPVPGIIPCLYSLGYDEIVLESRKSILPKDVEDIVQVTKQMVGIEVTEASETRVKVECLLDTEKVGVESLLRRMLNTVAKRVDEAIAVISRETPKDSSVNHEDLKRLYYMLMRRIMGSKYETAKNMTKNSLIVINSTALLNVGKLVDRVVELVKSYQLNEKETEIVRNVLKRVNDLLDEVVMTVLFPSTKRVLNGLNLIRDSRSDLAHLNGSNTVLLIEYLNQIVDFLESALENSSCTLFLEDMPWIERNLT; translated from the coding sequence TTGGAAGAGCTCAACAATACTAAGGACATAGAGACCAGGAAGGTTCAGAAACTAGGTTCGTCTTCGTTATTTATTACACTTCCAAAAAAATGGATAAACAAGTGGAACGTGAAACCTGGGGATAAGATCCTCATAGAACTATCAAATGACGGTTCCTTAAAGCTGGTCGCCGAGAAAATAAAGATGGAAGCTAGTCACAGATCCATAAGGATCGATATAGACTCATTGAAGCAACCAGTCCCTGGTATAATTCCCTGTCTCTACTCCTTGGGTTACGACGAAATTGTCTTGGAGTCAAGGAAGTCTATACTTCCCAAGGACGTAGAGGACATTGTGCAGGTTACGAAACAAATGGTTGGCATAGAGGTCACTGAGGCTTCAGAGACCAGAGTGAAAGTAGAATGTTTGCTGGATACCGAGAAGGTGGGCGTAGAGTCGTTACTTAGAAGGATGCTCAATACTGTTGCCAAAAGAGTCGATGAGGCCATAGCAGTAATATCTAGAGAAACACCAAAGGATAGCTCAGTAAATCATGAGGATCTGAAAAGACTTTACTATATGTTAATGAGGAGAATAATGGGCAGTAAATATGAAACCGCAAAGAACATGACCAAGAATTCTCTTATAGTAATAAACTCTACAGCTCTCCTGAATGTAGGTAAGTTAGTTGACAGAGTCGTGGAATTAGTTAAATCTTACCAGTTGAATGAGAAAGAAACTGAAATAGTTAGGAACGTCTTGAAAAGAGTAAACGACTTATTAGATGAAGTAGTGATGACTGTTCTCTTCCCTAGCACTAAGAGAGTACTAAATGGTCTAAATCTCATTAGAGACTCGAGAAGCGATCTAGCGCATCTCAACGGATCTAACACTGTTCTGCTTATTGAGTACTTAAATCAGATTGTAGATTTTCTAGAGAGCGCCCTGGAGAACTCATCCTGTACCCTTTTCCTGGAGGATATGCCTTGGATAGAAAGAAACTTAACCTAA
- a CDS encoding proteasome assembly chaperone family protein produces MIKMDENFDIEERYIPELRKPAYMLIGIPDAGLVGEIVTEFLISKGIVEEFGQIFSRKYLPPILHVDDGVAKSPLRLYYGKGINLIVLHAWTALPANAAYPLAKLVTDYASRYGIQEIISITGLPVPNRLDLEKPSAYWIANSKDMAESLNGLSNVQKFAQGYISGPYAPILYESSKTKIRNLAIVVESFLDIPDPEASAVALEIISSYLGFKVDVSGLLQEAEEIRSRIRGLMEQTKKELPSYSSGKPMSYA; encoded by the coding sequence GTGATTAAAATGGATGAAAATTTTGACATCGAAGAGAGGTACATTCCAGAACTAAGGAAGCCAGCGTACATGTTAATAGGAATCCCAGATGCTGGACTGGTGGGTGAAATAGTCACCGAGTTCCTCATTTCCAAGGGAATAGTTGAGGAATTCGGGCAGATATTCTCTAGAAAATACTTACCTCCCATACTTCATGTGGATGACGGGGTAGCCAAGTCCCCTTTGAGGCTGTACTATGGAAAGGGGATAAACCTAATAGTGCTTCATGCATGGACAGCACTCCCTGCAAACGCTGCCTACCCCTTGGCAAAACTCGTGACAGATTACGCCTCGAGGTACGGCATTCAAGAAATAATATCGATCACTGGTCTTCCAGTTCCCAATAGGCTTGATTTGGAGAAGCCCAGTGCTTACTGGATAGCCAATTCGAAGGATATGGCTGAGAGCCTGAACGGTTTATCTAATGTGCAAAAGTTTGCGCAGGGATATATTTCTGGACCATATGCGCCCATCCTGTACGAGAGCTCAAAGACGAAGATCAGAAATTTGGCAATAGTTGTAGAATCATTCTTAGACATTCCTGATCCAGAAGCCTCTGCTGTTGCCCTTGAGATCATTAGCAGTTATTTGGGTTTTAAAGTCGATGTTAGCGGTCTTCTTCAGGAAGCCGAGGAAATAAGGTCTAGGATAAGAGGTTTAATGGAACAGACTAAAAAGGAACTCCCAAGTTACTCTTCAGGTAAACCAATGTCTTACGCGTGA
- the gcvH gene encoding glycine cleavage system protein GcvH → MTEFKVGKYVLRNDLLYTETDEWIKIEEDNATVGITDYAQKKLRDIVGVDLPKKGQKVSSGEVVAVVESVKAAADIYTPLSGEIVEVNENLISSPELINKDPYGNGWLFKIKLSNKEETKKLLTPDMYTERVKGD, encoded by the coding sequence ATGACCGAATTTAAGGTCGGGAAATACGTACTTAGGAACGACCTACTTTACACTGAGACCGATGAGTGGATAAAGATAGAGGAAGACAATGCAACTGTGGGGATAACAGACTATGCGCAGAAGAAGCTGAGGGACATAGTCGGGGTGGACTTACCGAAGAAGGGTCAGAAGGTATCTTCAGGAGAAGTCGTGGCTGTGGTGGAATCCGTGAAAGCGGCTGCAGATATATATACCCCACTGAGTGGTGAAATTGTAGAAGTGAATGAGAATCTCATTTCAAGCCCCGAATTAATAAACAAGGATCCATACGGTAATGGTTGGCTATTCAAGATTAAACTATCAAACAAAGAGGAAACTAAAAAGCTGCTCACTCCTGACATGTATACAGAGAGAGTAAAGGGTGATTAA
- the gcvT gene encoding glycine cleavage system aminomethyltransferase GcvT produces MFCTPLVNFEEKLNSSLGEFAGWKMPMSYSSYQEEHLAVRTESAFFDLSHMGRLKIKGKIEEIENLVAKKVADAPQYSMIGPTAFLSDKAGFIDDVMTYKVSESEFLVVTNAINREKVISWIRKNSSLDVEDLTFGLVMIAIQGKKVWDYIEKPNLQPLQFKLNVNFEGQEVFLLSRSGWTGEDGVEFWAKPEAAEVILNKLVSKGVKPAGLMARDSLRQEMGFVLYGEDIGEEVNPVEARYWVYSLEKEFIGKQALVEILKSGVDKLRIGIKLPKNLRVIPRNGTRIKIMGEEIGKVTSSSYSPFLSRVIGMGYVNSRHFLLGGNADVEIRGRDYNIKLSDFPLLK; encoded by the coding sequence ATGTTTTGTACACCACTAGTTAACTTTGAGGAAAAGTTAAACTCCAGCCTTGGTGAGTTCGCAGGATGGAAAATGCCAATGTCTTATTCTTCTTATCAAGAGGAGCACCTGGCAGTGAGGACAGAGTCAGCTTTTTTCGACCTCTCTCACATGGGAAGGTTAAAAATAAAGGGAAAAATTGAGGAAATTGAAAATCTAGTTGCGAAAAAGGTGGCGGATGCCCCGCAGTATTCGATGATTGGGCCAACTGCGTTTCTTAGTGACAAAGCTGGTTTTATAGATGACGTCATGACTTACAAGGTGTCGGAATCTGAATTCCTCGTGGTTACTAATGCGATAAACAGGGAAAAGGTAATCTCATGGATAAGGAAAAACTCCAGTTTAGACGTAGAGGACTTGACGTTTGGTCTGGTAATGATAGCAATCCAAGGAAAGAAAGTCTGGGACTACATAGAAAAACCAAACCTGCAACCTCTGCAATTTAAACTTAATGTGAATTTTGAGGGACAGGAAGTCTTTCTTTTGAGCCGTTCTGGATGGACAGGAGAGGACGGAGTCGAGTTTTGGGCTAAGCCAGAAGCGGCAGAGGTGATCCTAAATAAGCTAGTATCGAAAGGAGTGAAACCTGCAGGGCTTATGGCTAGGGACAGTCTGAGGCAAGAGATGGGTTTCGTGTTGTATGGGGAGGACATAGGAGAGGAAGTAAACCCAGTGGAAGCCAGGTATTGGGTTTACTCGCTTGAAAAGGAATTTATTGGAAAACAGGCTCTTGTAGAGATATTGAAAAGTGGAGTAGATAAATTAAGGATAGGCATTAAACTCCCCAAGAACTTGAGGGTAATTCCCAGGAACGGTACTAGAATCAAGATAATGGGAGAGGAAATAGGTAAAGTCACCAGTTCTAGTTACTCCCCATTTCTCTCGAGAGTTATAGGAATGGGTTACGTAAACTCAAGGCACTTTCTCCTTGGAGGAAACGCGGACGTTGAAATTAGGGGAAGAGATTATAATATTAAATTATCGGACTTCCCACTATTAAAGTGA
- the gcvPA gene encoding aminomethyl-transferring glycine dehydrogenase subunit GcvPA, whose amino-acid sequence MNMHPWLPNLSRVQEMLKAIGVDKVEDLFKDVPEDLVLKEDLKIGYGKPLSEEEIRERLEQISNNNAKLRYPPFLGGGAYPHSVPSAVKFIISRSEFYTAYTPYQPEANQGLLQALFEYQSLMAELLDMEVVNSSHYDWGSSLSEAVLMGNRINGRRKVLVPESINPLHEEVLRTWISGKGIELVKIPMRNDGKLNLEFLSSINPDEISSIYVQQPNFYGVMETELEYVTEWAKKHNVISIMGVSPILLSITKSPGELGFDIAVGDGQELGVPLNFGGPYNGIIATRMEMKLVRQMPGRIVGMTQDTTGRRGFTLILQTREQFARREKATSNITTNEALVAIINAVYISLLGKNGLKELAIEIYKRSHYAVESMEKADLGYRKWDSDFFEEFTFSFKANYPKIYRALLKKGIHGGLIIGDRDALFCVTEVHSKRAIDDLINSIKEVM is encoded by the coding sequence ATGAACATGCATCCCTGGCTTCCAAATCTATCCAGAGTTCAAGAGATGTTGAAAGCAATAGGGGTTGACAAAGTAGAGGACCTTTTTAAAGACGTGCCCGAGGATCTTGTTCTAAAGGAGGATCTAAAAATTGGATATGGTAAGCCTCTATCAGAGGAAGAAATTAGAGAAAGGCTTGAACAAATAAGTAACAACAACGCCAAGTTAAGATACCCGCCTTTTCTAGGTGGAGGTGCATATCCTCACTCTGTCCCATCTGCAGTGAAGTTCATTATTAGTAGATCGGAGTTCTACACAGCATACACACCGTATCAACCTGAGGCTAACCAAGGATTACTCCAGGCTCTCTTTGAATATCAGAGCCTTATGGCGGAGCTGCTGGACATGGAGGTAGTGAACTCCTCGCACTACGATTGGGGAAGTAGTCTAAGTGAGGCAGTGCTCATGGGAAACAGAATTAACGGTAGGAGAAAGGTTCTTGTCCCTGAATCTATAAATCCGCTACATGAAGAGGTATTGAGAACATGGATAAGCGGAAAGGGGATAGAATTAGTGAAAATACCCATGCGAAATGACGGTAAACTAAACCTCGAGTTTCTCTCGTCCATTAACCCGGACGAGATATCCTCGATATATGTGCAACAGCCTAATTTCTACGGTGTAATGGAAACTGAGCTGGAATACGTCACGGAATGGGCCAAAAAACATAACGTAATTTCCATCATGGGTGTGAGTCCCATCTTATTGAGTATAACCAAAAGCCCAGGAGAGTTAGGATTCGATATAGCAGTAGGGGACGGACAGGAGCTGGGAGTTCCGCTAAACTTCGGCGGACCATACAACGGTATTATTGCCACCAGAATGGAAATGAAGCTCGTAAGGCAGATGCCAGGTCGCATAGTCGGCATGACTCAGGACACCACAGGAAGGAGAGGCTTCACCCTGATCCTACAGACTAGAGAGCAGTTCGCAAGACGGGAGAAGGCTACCTCAAATATAACAACCAATGAAGCCCTCGTAGCTATTATTAATGCGGTGTACATTTCTTTGCTGGGAAAAAATGGATTGAAGGAACTTGCCATTGAGATATACAAGAGATCTCACTACGCAGTTGAAAGTATGGAGAAAGCCGATCTGGGCTACAGGAAATGGGATTCGGATTTCTTCGAGGAATTTACCTTCTCTTTTAAGGCGAATTATCCCAAGATTTACAGAGCACTTCTGAAAAAAGGAATTCATGGTGGACTAATAATAGGAGATAGGGACGCCCTATTCTGCGTAACTGAAGTACATTCTAAAAGGGCTATAGATGACTTGATAAATTCAATTAAGGAGGTCATGTAA
- the gcvPB gene encoding aminomethyl-transferring glycine dehydrogenase subunit GcvPB has protein sequence MWKQAYWDEPLITEYKGKGKQGFLIPKEEIDLDVRIPEEIKRGKEPELPEVSEPEVVRHFIRLSQMSFGVDLGMMPLGSCTMKYNPKIEEEAARITENVHPLQDEETVQGNLETIYEMQRWLSEATGMDECTLQVPAGSAGELSGVLMMMKYHKDLDRQRREVLVADTAHGTNPASAAMANFEVVYVKSNKEGLVDMEIFRTLINDKVAGFMITNPNTLGLFEENIKEIAGLVHSIDGVLYYDGANLNGILGVVRPGDMGFDIVHLNLHKTFGVPHGGGGPGAGATCAKGKMVDYLPYPVIKKTDKYTMTKPPKTIGKISVFHGNFGNVMRSYAYILGLGNAVSLIGKMSTLATNYLIAKLRDVRGLELIAPHRFRKHEVVFSAKKVSEETGITAFDIAKALLDRGFYAPTIYFPPNIEEALMIEPTETETIETIDDFANALKEIIEKAYSDPSSISSAPKQTSVSRLDQVKANHPSTLAPSFKVLKTRGKT, from the coding sequence ATGTGGAAGCAGGCTTATTGGGACGAACCCCTCATAACCGAATACAAAGGTAAGGGTAAGCAGGGGTTTCTTATACCTAAAGAAGAAATAGACTTAGATGTAAGGATACCTGAAGAAATAAAACGGGGTAAAGAACCTGAGCTTCCTGAGGTATCGGAACCAGAGGTGGTAAGACACTTCATAAGACTGTCTCAAATGAGCTTCGGGGTTGACCTTGGAATGATGCCTCTTGGATCTTGTACAATGAAGTATAACCCAAAAATAGAGGAGGAAGCCGCAAGGATTACGGAAAACGTTCACCCGTTACAGGATGAGGAAACCGTACAAGGAAACCTAGAGACGATTTATGAAATGCAAAGGTGGCTCTCAGAAGCCACTGGCATGGATGAGTGTACATTACAAGTTCCTGCAGGATCAGCAGGGGAACTAAGTGGTGTCCTGATGATGATGAAATACCATAAAGATTTGGACAGGCAAAGAAGAGAGGTCTTGGTCGCGGACACCGCCCACGGAACCAACCCAGCAAGTGCAGCTATGGCTAATTTTGAGGTTGTATATGTTAAATCCAACAAAGAAGGGCTCGTGGACATGGAGATCTTCAGGACTTTAATTAACGATAAGGTAGCAGGCTTTATGATCACTAATCCAAATACTCTAGGACTTTTCGAGGAGAATATCAAGGAAATTGCAGGCTTGGTACATTCCATAGACGGAGTACTTTACTATGATGGAGCTAACTTGAACGGAATTTTGGGGGTGGTGAGACCTGGAGACATGGGTTTTGATATTGTCCATCTGAACCTACATAAGACCTTTGGCGTTCCCCACGGAGGAGGAGGCCCTGGTGCTGGTGCTACATGCGCCAAAGGAAAAATGGTTGACTACCTACCCTACCCAGTTATTAAGAAGACCGACAAGTACACCATGACCAAGCCCCCAAAAACCATAGGTAAAATTTCAGTGTTCCACGGAAACTTCGGAAATGTCATGAGATCATATGCTTACATCTTAGGGCTCGGGAATGCCGTTTCCTTAATAGGTAAGATGAGCACATTAGCTACTAACTATCTGATAGCTAAGCTAAGAGACGTAAGGGGACTAGAGTTAATTGCTCCTCATAGGTTCAGGAAACACGAAGTTGTGTTTAGCGCCAAGAAAGTTTCAGAAGAAACAGGAATAACTGCCTTCGATATAGCTAAGGCATTACTGGATAGAGGCTTCTACGCTCCCACAATCTATTTCCCGCCTAACATTGAAGAGGCCTTAATGATAGAGCCCACGGAGACCGAGACCATAGAGACCATAGATGACTTCGCTAACGCTCTGAAGGAGATTATAGAAAAGGCCTACTCAGATCCCTCTTCAATATCTTCTGCACCTAAACAAACGTCTGTATCAAGATTAGATCAAGTTAAAGCGAATCATCCCAGCACATTAGCTCCCTCCTTCAAGGTGCTTAAGACACGAGGAAAAACCTAA
- a CDS encoding signal peptidase I gives MKMKKSDIAIILLIALIYIVFYSNLISSASVEGVSMYPIFQNGAMTFYESPSNIQYHSIIIYKSPQLHTYVIHRVVRVDGEFYVTQGVDKISNPQPDNEIGLEPAPGVPANYVIGKVVEVNNYVISIPYLGYLSILISSLAK, from the coding sequence ATGAAGATGAAGAAGAGTGACATCGCCATAATTCTTCTTATAGCGCTAATTTACATAGTGTTTTACTCCAATCTAATCAGTTCTGCCAGCGTCGAGGGAGTTTCTATGTACCCGATATTCCAAAACGGAGCAATGACTTTTTATGAATCTCCATCAAATATTCAATACCATTCAATAATAATTTACAAATCACCGCAGTTACATACATATGTGATACATAGAGTGGTAAGGGTGGACGGTGAATTTTACGTTACGCAAGGCGTAGATAAGATCTCTAATCCTCAACCAGACAACGAGATAGGACTAGAGCCTGCCCCAGGGGTACCAGCTAACTATGTCATTGGAAAAGTGGTAGAAGTTAACAATTACGTTATTTCCATACCTTATCTAGGATACCTTTCAATCTTGATATCATCTCTAGCCAAATAA
- a CDS encoding chromatin protein Cren7 encodes MPKRKQSDPDICPNCGTKAEKPIKTWNLVSPLPDAYGRITITVMGSYECSKCGHRWRTVVSKIRAGGSDVEVEGKKGVKKIGGEKGAEKQEEGEVIELDLGDLDEDEEE; translated from the coding sequence ATGCCAAAGAGGAAACAAAGTGATCCAGATATTTGTCCCAACTGTGGAACTAAAGCAGAAAAGCCAATAAAGACTTGGAACCTTGTATCTCCTTTGCCTGACGCGTACGGTAGAATAACTATCACGGTAATGGGATCCTACGAATGCTCCAAATGTGGCCACAGATGGCGCACAGTTGTATCCAAAATCAGGGCCGGTGGCTCTGACGTAGAGGTTGAGGGGAAGAAAGGTGTAAAGAAGATAGGCGGAGAAAAGGGAGCAGAGAAACAGGAAGAAGGCGAAGTTATAGAGCTTGATTTAGGGGATTTAGATGAAGATGAAGAAGAGTGA
- the eno gene encoding phosphopyruvate hydratase — protein sequence MLNGFSIARIQGIEIIDSRGNPTVRAKVTLESGIKATGDAPSGASKGTREAVEIRDPNGSVRGALNSINYYISPALTGVDSRNQSYADNMMIELDGTENKARLGANATISTSIAIAKAAAKAMDVEIFTYIGGAGPHYIPVPLLNILNGGLHAGNMLKIQEFIIVPVGFDTFKEALLGSIAVYKTLKNLVTEKYGKIYTALGDEGGISPPLSVTEDALDLVYTAIKNSGMEGKIMIGMDAAASDFYNEKKQIYEIDNVTKTTQQLMDFYVDLANRYPLVYLEDPFEENDIKSFSELQGKIKDVIVTGDDLYTTNIKYLKRGMELGATKGVIVKPNQIGTLTETIEFLNLAKENSIKTVVSHRSGETEDGFIADLAVGLNSNFIKTGAPSRGERTSKYNRILEIEEEYSLKYRGNKY from the coding sequence ATGCTGAACGGATTTTCCATAGCTAGAATACAAGGGATTGAAATAATCGATTCTAGAGGAAACCCCACTGTCAGGGCTAAGGTCACATTAGAATCTGGCATTAAGGCTACAGGAGACGCCCCTTCGGGAGCTTCCAAAGGTACAAGGGAAGCCGTTGAAATTAGGGATCCCAACGGTTCAGTCAGGGGCGCTCTAAACTCAATAAACTATTACATTTCTCCGGCCCTAACAGGTGTCGACTCAAGGAACCAATCTTACGCTGACAATATGATGATAGAACTAGATGGGACGGAGAACAAGGCTAGACTTGGAGCCAACGCTACCATTTCTACGTCCATAGCCATAGCGAAGGCTGCAGCCAAAGCCATGGACGTAGAGATTTTTACATATATAGGTGGCGCAGGTCCACACTACATTCCAGTACCCTTACTTAATATACTAAATGGGGGGCTTCATGCAGGGAACATGCTCAAAATTCAAGAATTCATTATCGTACCTGTAGGGTTCGACACATTTAAGGAAGCTTTGCTTGGCTCGATAGCTGTTTACAAAACGCTCAAAAATTTGGTAACTGAGAAGTACGGGAAAATTTACACTGCGTTGGGAGACGAAGGCGGGATATCTCCTCCACTTAGCGTAACGGAAGACGCTCTAGACCTAGTTTACACCGCGATCAAGAACTCCGGAATGGAAGGGAAGATAATGATTGGCATGGACGCGGCTGCTTCGGACTTTTACAACGAAAAGAAACAAATATATGAGATAGATAACGTAACAAAGACCACTCAACAACTCATGGACTTCTACGTAGATCTAGCCAATCGGTACCCCTTGGTTTATTTAGAAGATCCGTTCGAGGAAAATGACATAAAAAGCTTCTCTGAACTTCAGGGGAAGATTAAGGACGTTATCGTTACTGGCGACGACCTGTATACCACGAATATAAAGTACCTTAAAAGGGGAATGGAGCTAGGAGCCACCAAAGGTGTAATAGTGAAGCCTAACCAGATCGGTACCCTTACCGAAACTATAGAGTTTCTCAATCTAGCCAAGGAGAATTCCATTAAGACTGTTGTAAGCCATAGAAGTGGAGAAACGGAGGACGGGTTCATCGCGGATCTGGCGGTAGGACTCAACAGCAACTTCATTAAAACTGGTGCCCCGTCAAGAGGAGAGAGGACGTCTAAATACAATAGAATTCTAGAAATAGAAGAAGAGTATAGCTTGAAATATCGTGGAAATAAATATTAA
- the cdvA gene encoding cell division protein CdvA: MSISFENLTKFIGQKVKDVYGREVGFLVHVYTEVDGTVTGVEVAYGNSFSTIEPSKINLNNDVLVVLPDWKAESMKSILQMEKIRKRQRALEELYSKQEIPKSSYDEMKRKLDAEMVKIREDYAKIKSKLKNRLNEVEDQIAHIDRAMIAVKMSYIAAELGETAYKNSIEILRQAKESYTVEKDDIRKTMEKLDLSDRDSGLDIKGAGPLTSGAEQLAKSDIPRAELPTPIPVKVLNTQ; the protein is encoded by the coding sequence ATGTCTATATCGTTTGAGAACCTTACGAAATTCATAGGTCAGAAGGTCAAAGATGTTTATGGAAGAGAAGTTGGGTTTCTAGTTCACGTATATACTGAGGTCGATGGGACTGTTACTGGAGTGGAGGTAGCTTACGGAAACTCCTTTTCCACTATAGAACCCTCCAAGATCAACCTAAACAATGACGTACTTGTAGTTTTACCTGACTGGAAAGCTGAGTCTATGAAATCGATCTTACAGATGGAAAAAATAAGGAAAAGACAGAGAGCTTTAGAAGAACTATATAGCAAACAGGAAATACCTAAATCCTCTTATGATGAAATGAAAAGAAAATTAGATGCAGAAATGGTAAAAATAAGAGAGGACTACGCTAAAATAAAGAGCAAGCTAAAGAATAGGCTTAATGAGGTCGAGGATCAAATAGCTCACATTGATAGAGCAATGATAGCTGTTAAAATGAGTTACATAGCTGCTGAACTTGGCGAAACTGCATATAAGAACTCGATAGAGATCCTTAGGCAGGCTAAGGAGAGTTATACTGTGGAGAAGGACGATATAAGGAAGACCATGGAAAAGTTAGACCTAAGTGATAGGGATAGTGGTTTGGATATAAAAGGAGCTGGGCCCCTAACTAGCGGAGCTGAGCAGTTAGCCAAGTCGGATATACCAAGGGCGGAATTACCAACACCTATACCTGTAAAAGTCTTAAACACTCAGTGA
- the cdvB gene encoding cell division protein CdvB: MKISLPIFTSSNKKRKEDLSAKITEVSLKLKDQQDRLDEALRRLEDRDKDLFDKAVRSHMNGESARATIYAQEISDIRKIMKIIYTARLAIEKVRLKLDTVHELQGISLVLAPVGRILENLKEQIRGIAPEVAISLDSITTSVNSIAVETGTTVTDRSIIPATDDEARKILDEARKAAEAKINERLPKLDLPHPPTDLPFPHPPSASEFKIKVNKISENELLDHIKRSGGVLDVNSISTQYGVDKDDVINVLNSLAKKGLIVLDA; this comes from the coding sequence ATGAAGATAAGCTTACCAATTTTCACTTCTAGCAATAAGAAAAGGAAGGAGGACTTGTCCGCTAAGATAACGGAAGTTTCTTTGAAATTGAAGGATCAACAAGATAGGTTAGACGAAGCTCTAAGAAGATTGGAGGATAGAGATAAGGATCTGTTTGATAAGGCCGTTAGATCTCACATGAACGGGGAGTCTGCCAGGGCTACAATATACGCTCAGGAAATATCGGATATAAGGAAAATAATGAAAATAATCTATACCGCTAGGTTAGCCATAGAGAAGGTAAGACTGAAACTCGACACGGTTCACGAACTACAAGGCATCTCTTTGGTCCTGGCACCCGTAGGAAGGATATTAGAGAACTTGAAGGAACAGATAAGAGGAATAGCTCCAGAAGTGGCAATTTCTTTGGATTCCATTACAACTAGTGTTAACAGCATAGCTGTAGAGACCGGAACTACGGTGACAGACAGAAGCATAATACCTGCGACTGACGATGAAGCGAGGAAGATTCTGGACGAGGCCAGAAAAGCTGCAGAGGCAAAGATAAACGAGAGGTTACCAAAACTAGATTTACCACATCCCCCCACTGACCTTCCGTTCCCGCATCCTCCATCTGCCTCAGAGTTCAAGATAAAGGTCAACAAGATATCGGAAAATGAACTCTTGGACCATATCAAGAGAAGCGGCGGAGTTTTAGATGTTAACTCAATCTCAACCCAATACGGCGTGGACAAGGACGATGTGATTAATGTGTTGAATAGTTTAGCCAAGAAAGGGTTAATCGTTCTAGACGCGTGA